In Camelus dromedarius isolate mCamDro1 chromosome 3, mCamDro1.pat, whole genome shotgun sequence, one DNA window encodes the following:
- the LOC105087046 gene encoding uncharacterized protein LOC105087046, which yields MRAGASRKAKLVALKGERTVLLKVLESLKSISKASSGLCLLNQRARPCAPGSAMPRKVLHPRASLATGHGHNSGGDEDGNGHGEVRGPRASAESAALQGRSEWNLIL from the exons ATGCGCGCAG GCGCGAGCAGAAAAGCGAAACTTGTTGCTCTCAAAGGCGAGAGAACAGTTCTTCTGAAGGTGTTAGAAAGCTTGAAGAGCATCTCCAAGGCGTCCTCTGGGCTTTGTTTGCTAAACCAG CGCGCGAGACCCTGTGCTCCGGGTTCTGCAATGCCGAGAAAGGTCTTGCATCCGAGAGCCAGTCTTGCCACGGGTCACGGCCACAACAGCGGTGGAGACGAGGATGGAAACGGCCATGGAGAAGTCCGTGGCCCGAGAGCCTCGGCAGAGTCCGCCGCGCTGCAGGGAAGGTCTGAATGGAACTTAATCCTCTGA